In the Hyalangium ruber genome, one interval contains:
- the menD gene encoding 2-succinyl-5-enolpyruvyl-6-hydroxy-3-cyclohexene-1-carboxylic-acid synthase, with translation MMSDANLNQLWARALLEELVRGGVRHAVVCPGSRSSPLALACLRVEGLKIWSVIDERSAGFFALGVAKHSRAPAVLVATSGTAGAHFYPAVIEAAQSNVPLIVLTADRPLELQGWGAPQTVPQARMFGEHARFFADLGQPESSDVAVAHLRATVSRAVSTSLRAPRGAVQLNVPFREPLAPTPEPFGAERLSELAREGRSGAPMTRITPAARQPDAQAIDEVRRRISATERGLIVCGPRDEDDGFAEAIAALSQATGYPVIAEAVSQARYGGGAATLSLYDALLRHPPFAQAHRPELVLRFGGGLTPKGPQQWLDASGAHIVLFSDDGSLFDPAHRSAQVIEGSAVAACEALGLGMSRGLGRWAQGFLQAERLARNALEAAFAEQAGLNEPRIAREVVAALPSGANLFVSSSMPIRDVDAFAPSNGVALRVLANRGANGIDGIISSALGVSAASGRPTVLLTGDLALLHDVGGLLTAHRHRVPLTVVVVNNDGGGIFSFLPIAKATEHFEQLFGTPHGVDLSHVATLYGARFHRPETPAALRTAVQAGLEGGLHLIEVRTERTDNVELHRELFARMTQALGAGPWA, from the coding sequence GTGATGTCCGACGCGAATCTTAACCAGCTCTGGGCGCGAGCCTTACTGGAGGAGCTGGTGCGCGGCGGCGTCCGTCACGCGGTGGTGTGCCCAGGCTCGCGCTCCTCGCCTCTGGCGCTGGCCTGTCTTCGCGTCGAGGGGCTGAAGATCTGGTCCGTCATCGATGAGCGCAGCGCCGGCTTCTTCGCGCTGGGCGTGGCCAAGCACTCGCGCGCGCCAGCGGTGCTGGTGGCCACGAGCGGCACGGCCGGGGCGCACTTCTACCCGGCCGTCATCGAAGCGGCGCAGTCGAATGTGCCCCTCATCGTGCTCACGGCGGACCGGCCGCTGGAGCTGCAAGGGTGGGGCGCGCCGCAGACCGTGCCGCAGGCGCGCATGTTCGGGGAGCACGCCCGCTTCTTCGCGGACCTGGGGCAGCCCGAGTCGAGCGACGTGGCGGTGGCCCACCTGCGCGCCACTGTCTCTCGGGCCGTGAGCACGTCCCTGCGCGCTCCTCGGGGCGCGGTGCAGCTCAACGTTCCCTTCCGCGAGCCGCTGGCGCCCACGCCGGAGCCCTTCGGCGCCGAGCGCCTGTCCGAGCTCGCCCGCGAGGGGCGCTCCGGGGCGCCGATGACGCGCATCACCCCGGCGGCGCGTCAGCCGGATGCCCAGGCCATCGATGAGGTGCGCCGTCGGATCTCCGCCACCGAGCGAGGGCTCATCGTCTGTGGGCCCCGGGACGAGGACGATGGCTTCGCGGAGGCCATCGCCGCGCTCTCCCAGGCTACTGGCTACCCCGTCATCGCGGAGGCCGTCTCCCAGGCGCGTTATGGAGGAGGCGCCGCGACGCTCTCCCTGTACGACGCGCTGCTGCGCCACCCGCCCTTCGCCCAGGCCCATCGGCCGGAGCTGGTGCTGCGCTTCGGAGGCGGGCTGACGCCCAAGGGCCCGCAGCAGTGGCTCGACGCCTCGGGGGCCCACATCGTCCTGTTCAGTGACGACGGCTCGCTCTTCGACCCCGCTCACCGTTCGGCGCAGGTCATCGAGGGCTCCGCCGTGGCTGCCTGCGAGGCGCTGGGGCTCGGGATGTCTCGCGGGCTGGGACGCTGGGCACAGGGCTTCCTCCAGGCCGAGCGCCTGGCCCGAAACGCCCTGGAGGCCGCGTTCGCCGAGCAGGCCGGGCTGAACGAGCCGCGCATCGCCCGCGAGGTGGTGGCCGCGCTGCCGTCCGGGGCGAACCTCTTCGTCTCCAGCAGCATGCCCATCCGGGACGTGGACGCCTTCGCACCCTCGAATGGCGTGGCGCTGCGGGTGCTCGCCAACCGGGGCGCCAACGGCATCGACGGCATCATCTCCAGCGCGCTCGGGGTGTCCGCGGCTTCGGGGCGGCCCACGGTGCTGCTCACCGGCGATCTGGCCCTCCTGCACGACGTGGGCGGGCTGCTCACCGCGCACCGGCACCGGGTCCCGCTCACCGTCGTGGTGGTGAACAACGATGGGGGCGGCATCTTCTCGTTCCTGCCCATCGCGAAGGCCACGGAACACTTCGAGCAGCTCTTCGGCACGCCCCACGGTGTCGATCTCTCGCACGTGGCGACGCTCTACGGAGCGCGCTTCCACCGGCCGGAAACTCCGGCCGCGTTGCGCACGGCGGTCCAGGCGGGCTTGGAAGGGGGGCTGCACCTCATCGAGGTGCGCACGGAGCGGACGGACAACGTGGAGCTTCACCGCGAGCTGTTCGCGCGGATGACCCAGGCCCTGGGCGCAGGCCCCTGGGCGTAA